The window CCATTTTCAGTCAACTTAGTACCATAAAAAACAAATCCCCAATCCTCTAAAAGTCCAATCAATCTTTTTTGTTCTTCCCTTTTTTCAAAAATAGTTACATAGATTTCGTCAACTTTATTTTGAACTGCATTATCAAAGATTATTTTCACAAAACGTTCACCTAACCTCACTCCATTGCTTATAACCTTGAATGTGCCTATTTTAAGTCTTTTCTTTGGTTTAAAAACAGGGGTAATATCTGAATAATTTTCATCTCGGTTTTCGACTTTCAAAAACAGGAATGAAAGTATTTTCCCTTTATTTATTGTAACATATGCAGTCTCGTCTGATTTTTTTATAAACCATTTTTCAAAACCTCTATAATCCTCCTTAAAGCTATCAAAAAAAGAATCAGAAATATCTATTTCTCCGAACAACTTCTTTGTTACAGAAAGTACCTTATAATCGACTAATTCGGGGTTCTCAGATACAACTTTTTCAAGAAAAGAATCAATTTTAAAAACCCTATCTGCGATTCCTAGCATTTCAGCTTTAGTATGGATTTTTCTATCCTCTGTTATTAGGAAATCAATCCTTTCACAATAAATTTCATTTAATAAAACCGTGTCATTTTTATCATTTTGATTAACATCAATTTTAGTAGACACGACCTTAACTTCCCTGGCTAAAGGAGTTGTTGTTTTTAATACTTCGTAACTCTCAAGTTTTACACTAAGGGTATCAACTGTTTGCTTGTTACTATTCTTTTTAATTTCTTCGACTGTGATAGGATGAACACATTTTGTGTATTTCCCTTTATCAAGCCATCTAAAAAGCACTCCAATATCAACATTAAGAATTCGACTAGCTTCTCTGTGAATGACAATATTTGTGTCTAGCAATACCTTCATATAACAAATTAAAAATTATGAAATTCATTCTTTTCCATCATTAAAATTGACCTATTATCATTATTATCAAGCCATTTATAATATGCCTCTAAACCATTTCCTGTTAAATTGAGGGTGTGTTCTAAACCCATAATTGCACAGACGAAATACAAATCCTCCATTTTGTGATTTTCCCCATTAATTATAGGATTATTCGGAATAAGGAAATCATATTCGTACATAGTTTGCAAAGGAGGTGACAAATCATTATTACTACGCCCTATTATTCTATCTTCGTCATAAATCTTTCTAATATGATAAGGCCAGAATTTATAATTCTTACCAAATCTAACAAAATCTCTTAACGGGTCTAGACCTTCGTTTTCAATAAAGTCATTTTGCCAGTTATCAATATTCAGTACCCTATGAGCCAATGCTTCTAAGGCAACTTTTCCCAGAAATTTAGAGATATGAATATTGTCAGAGGGTGGTTGCTCTAGTTGAGGAATGTAGAATTGTTTGAATTCGCCTTTCCGCATCCTTTCAAATAATTCTTTGTCCTCAATATTTACCTCAATTACTTTATTATCATTTAAGTGTATTTCTAATTCACCAATATTAGGAGTTGCAATAAAACCAGGTATTCCAGGTATTTTTCCTTTTTTTGTCTCAATTTCATTCCGACCACGCAATGATTTATAATATGGAAGCTCTAATACTTTCTTTTCAATCTTACGAGCAAAATAATTATTGCATTTATCACAGACTGCACCTTTAGGTAGTGTATAAGATTTGTTTCCTAAACTTTCAG is drawn from Candidatus Margulisiibacteriota bacterium and contains these coding sequences:
- a CDS encoding PIN domain-containing protein, whose protein sequence is MKVLLDTNIVIHREASRILNVDIGVLFRWLDKGKYTKCVHPITVEEIKKNSNKQTVDTLSVKLESYEVLKTTTPLAREVKVVSTKIDVNQNDKNDTVLLNEIYCERIDFLITEDRKIHTKAEMLGIADRVFKIDSFLEKVVSENPELVDYKVLSVTKKLFGEIDISDSFFDSFKEDYRGFEKWFIKKSDETAYVTINKGKILSFLFLKVENRDENYSDITPVFKPKKRLKIGTFKVISNGVRLGERFVKIIFDNAVQNKVDEIYVTIFEKREEQKRLIGLLEDWGFVFYGTKLTENGEELVYIRDFTPSFNKENPKLTFPYLSKETNIYMIPIYPDYHTELLPDSILTTESPYDFIENQPHRNAISKAYITRSIERNINKGDIIVFYRTAAKDRSAYYSSVITTIAIAEDKIENILDENDFILKCRKRSIFTDKGLKEFWNWSPKYKPFIINFLYTHSFPTGKRINRQRLLELGIISGVENELRGLKKITKEQFKLILKETETNESLIID
- a CDS encoding HNH endonuclease gives rise to the protein MRCIFCKIDSSGSKSKEHIIPESLGNKSYTLPKGAVCDKCNNYFARKIEKKVLELPYYKSLRGRNEIETKKGKIPGIPGFIATPNIGELEIHLNDNKVIEVNIEDKELFERMRKGEFKQFYIPQLEQPPSDNIHISKFLGKVALEALAHRVLNIDNWQNDFIENEGLDPLRDFVRFGKNYKFWPYHIRKIYDEDRIIGRSNNDLSPPLQTMYEYDFLIPNNPIINGENHKMEDLYFVCAIMGLEHTLNLTGNGLEAYYKWLDNNDNRSILMMEKNEFHNF